atatagttatatttatatagacttataaataaataagtcagtcggtaaatacttaaagtttagagtataaaaaatacaaaaatatacaatttattaatcTTTTGTAAACGAAATAACATTTGCATTCAAACATGTTCATTCAACCTTCACAAAAgcctattttaacccaacagtggttttaaaccaccgtTTTAATCCAACAACAGTTTCAACCATATTTTTCTCCACAACAAATACATTCAACCAAACTgtggtttcaaacatctgttttcctcaatctgttgaccaaagtcaacagatgtatcaactactgttttattttcaaacatctgttcacaaCAACAGAGTTTTTCATCATTTAAACTCTCAAAGACTCAAAcctaaatattcatttaattaatttaaataacaaacatcgTTAATAATTTTAAcgcaactaattatataaaatatgaaagtgtcaaacagaggtaactatataataaacaaactTCAAAACAGCACACAACATTCAATAAAATACAGCATAATAATTTCTAATCAATGGGCGAAACAGTAGTCTCGATAAATAAAGCTCCTTTCGGATCACTATAGTTGTCAACATGTTAGAGGTATTTCAAAACTTTATTGCTCAAATCAAATTCAACCATATCTCCCCAACTTCAACcttaaatacttaaagtttatagtataaaaaatacaaaaatatacaatttattaatcttttgtaaacaaaataacattgcattcaagcatgttccttctccaaaaaaacaatattttagcacaacagtcgtttcaatccccttcaacctccacaaaacactattttaacccaacagtagttttaaaccaccgttttaaccaaacagcggtttcaaccacagttttctcCACAACACTCTGCTTTATCCCAACAGTAgttccaaacatctgttttcattcatctgttgaccaaagtcaacagatgtatcaaccactgttttattttcaaacatctgttcacaaTAACAGAACTTTGATAAtttaaacagacctttgccaatattacaagcttttacattctcaaacctaaatatttgtttagttaatttaaataacaaacgtggttaataattttaacacaactaattatataaaaactacaagtgtcaaatagaggtaactatataataaacaaagttcataaCAGCAAACAACATTCAATAAAATACATCATACTAATTCCTAATCAATGGGCGAAACAACATACAaagttcatccatctgttgaccaaagtcaacagatgtatcaaccactgttttattttcaaacatctgttcacaaTAACAGAACCTGATCATTTAAACAGACCTTTatcaatattacaagcttttacactctcaaacctaaatattcatttagttaatttaaataacaaacatggttaataattttaacacaactaattatataataactacaagtgtcaaacaaaggtaactatataataaacaaagttcaaaacAGCAAACAACAATCAATAGAATACAACATACTAATTCCTAATCAATGGGCAAAACAGCATACAAAGTTCATCcgtctgttgaccaaagtcaacagatgtatcaaccactgttttattttcaaacatctgtttccaataacagagctttgatcatttaaacagacctttgccaatattacaagcttttacactctcaaacctaaatattcatttagttaatttaaaaaacaaacatggataataattttaacacaaccaattatataaaaactacaagtgtcaaacagaggtaactatataataaacaaagttcaaaacaacaaacaacaaacaacaatCAATAGAATACAGCATACTAGTTCCTAATCAATGGGcgaaacagcattcatttagtcatccatctgttgaccaaagtcaacagatgtatcaaccactgttttattttcaaacatctgttcacaataacagagctttgatcatttaaacagacttttgccaatattacaaacttttacactctcaaacataaatattcatttacttaatttaaataacaacatggttaataattttaacacaactaattttataaaaactacaagtgtcaaaacaacaaacaacattCAATAAAATACAACATACTAATTCCTAATCAATGGGTGAAACAGTAgtctcgataagtaaagctcctttcggaccattgtagttgtcaacatgttggaggtatttcagaagttcgttactcagatcaacttcaaccatatccccccagatgcttgttatcagccacttgttgttttcaattatattagtccttcgacgcctatctacataatcaactacacgaggattattgaaaacaaacaccttcatccagccttcttcttcatataTGAGCAAATCAGCAGTTAGCTCAGCAGACTTTCTAATAACAATCAAATGCAGCCTCTATGCAAtggtcaaaaaatgcccttggcaaggattgactacaTTACTCTCTGGAAAACAAAGCATTCTGAAAGTCTCACTCAGAACATCAAAAGCAACGATGCTCCTCTCACCAAgtggataccaataatttgaaaccataaaatatatggttttatcagcATAAACTCCTGTAGACCATGAATAACCACTTGAACCATAATTGTTTACGCTACCGAAATTTATTGTTCTCCATGACTCACAACGTCGTGAGTAAACACGAGCAGTAGCTACATTACGGTAACATCTGGTGTTCAACACTTTCAGATCATTGAATTGATCAAAATAAATTCCACCAGTATCGGAGTTTCGATCATGATTGTAATTGAAGTAGTCATCAGACAAAACCTTATATCGCCTGgtagttggattccaaagaatcaGCTCACAGCAAATCCCTTCATTGCAAACTAATAACAAACCATTAAACGACGATAGAATACGTAAGAAGCTAGGGTGGacattgttaggaaaacttaaggttttgCTTCTAACAACATCCAAATTACCAACAACTACGTCGTCAACGACAATTGACGTGTCTTTAAAGGAGAGTAGTTTCTTTTGTAGTGAATCTCCA
This genomic stretch from Helianthus annuus cultivar XRQ/B chromosome 8, HanXRQr2.0-SUNRISE, whole genome shotgun sequence harbors:
- the LOC110870433 gene encoding uncharacterized protein LOC110870433; amino-acid sequence: MENIGFQVIVNEIFTRLSAEDIGRLKCLSKKFYRELSSHGFQMMHALRSGDSLQKKLLSFKDTSIVVDDVVVGNLDVVRSKTLSFPNNVHPSFLRILSSFNGLLLVCNEGICCELILWNPTTRRYKVLSDDYFNYNHDRNSDTGGIYFDQFNDLKVLNTRCYRNVATARVYSRRCESWRTINFGSVNNYGSSGYSWSTGVYADKTIYFMVSNYWYPLGERSIVAFDVLSETFRMLCFPESNVVNPCQGHFLTIA